Part of the Arthrobacter gengyunqii genome is shown below.
TGGCGGTCGGCGTCGGCGTCGTTGCCCGTGGCAATGTCGTACTCGTTGGCCCGGGCAATCAGCGAGGCCATGGCGAACGGGGAGGAGCAGTCCATGCGGATCTTCTCGTCCCAGTCCAGGGTCATGAAGGCCCACTGCGGATCCACGTTCGGGTTGACGACGGTCAGGTTCAGGTTGTGCCGTTCCGCGATGGCACCCCAGTAGTCCACGGACGCCCCGCCCAGCGGATCAGCGCCAATGTGCAGCCCGGATTCGCGGATGGCGTCCAGGTTCAGGACCGAGGGCAGGTCCTCAACGTAGTTCTGCAGGAAGTCGTAGGTTCCCACGCCGTCGGCGAGCCGGGCCTCACCGAGCGGAATGCGCTTCACGCCGCGGAGCCCGTCCTCCAGCAGCTCATTGGCCCGGTTGGCAATCCAGTTGGTCGCCTCGGAGCCGGCCGGCCCGCCGGTGGGCGGGTTGTACTTGAAACCGCCGTCGGCCGGAGGGTTGTGTGAGGGGGTAATGATGATGCCGTCGGCCTGCTCGGTGCGGCCGGCGTTGTATTTCAGGATGGCGTGGCTCAGCGCCGGGGTGGGGGTGAAGCCGTTGCGGGCATCAATGAGCACGTTCACGTTGTTCCCGGCGAGCACCTCCAGCGCGGTGTTCTGGGCGGGTTCGGACAGGGCGTGGGTGTCCTTTCCCATGAACAGCGGGCCGGTGATGCCCTGGCCGCTGCGGTACTCCACGATGGCCTGGGTGATGGCGGCAATGTGCGGCTCGTTGAAGGCGCCGTTCAGCGACGAACCGCGGTGCCCCGACGTCCCGAAGACCACCCGCTGCGAGGGATCGTTCATATCCGGAGAGAGGTCCTGGTAGGCATCCAGGAGGGCCGTCAGATCAACGAGGTCGGAGGATTGGGCAACTGTGCCGGCGCGGTTAGACATACCCCTAAGCATGCCAAACAAATGCCTTACGCGGCAGACCGGCGTTAAACGCAGGACGACGACGGCGTAAGCCGCCGCCGTCGTCGTCCGCTTGCCGGTGCACGCACCGCGGGTTGGGAGGTAGTGCTTAGCGCACGCCACCCATCATTTTCTTGATGGCCGGGGTGCCGGCAGCCAGGGCCACGCCAATGACGATGGCCGTGATGCCGCTGAACAGGAAGTAGCTGACCTCGGTTTCCGGGTCGTAGAACTGCGCCAGCCAGCCCGCAAGGGTGGTGCCGAGCGAGACCGACAGGAAGAACAGGGCCACCATCTGGGTCCGGAAGATTTCCGGCGCGAGCTTGGTTGCCACGGACAGGCCGATCGGGGAGATGAACAGCTCGGCGAAGGTGAACAGCAGCAGGATGCCGACAATGGCCAGCAGCGGGGTGCTGTTGGCGCCGCCGCCGGAGAACGGAATGAACGCCAGGAACGCCAGGCCCATGACGGCCAGGCCGAGGGCGAACTTCAGG
Proteins encoded:
- the pgm gene encoding phosphoglucomutase (alpha-D-glucose-1,6-bisphosphate-dependent), with amino-acid sequence MSNRAGTVAQSSDLVDLTALLDAYQDLSPDMNDPSQRVVFGTSGHRGSSLNGAFNEPHIAAITQAIVEYRSGQGITGPLFMGKDTHALSEPAQNTALEVLAGNNVNVLIDARNGFTPTPALSHAILKYNAGRTEQADGIIITPSHNPPADGGFKYNPPTGGPAGSEATNWIANRANELLEDGLRGVKRIPLGEARLADGVGTYDFLQNYVEDLPSVLNLDAIRESGLHIGADPLGGASVDYWGAIAERHNLNLTVVNPNVDPQWAFMTLDWDEKIRMDCSSPFAMASLIARANEYDIATGNDADADRHGIVTPDAGLMNPNHYLAVAIDYLYRNRSGWPKDAMVGKTLVSSSMIDRVTGDLGRTLMEVPVGFKWFVPGLLSGEAAFGGEESAGASFLRLDGKAWTTDKDGILLALLASEITAVTGKTPSQRYRELTAQFGDPEYARVDAPASREQKAALAKLSPSDVTATTLAGEEITARLTEAPGNGAPVGGLKVTTENAWFAARPSGTEDVYKIYAESFKGEEHLHQVQAEAKAIVDGVIS